One Lutzomyia longipalpis isolate SR_M1_2022 chromosome 4, ASM2433408v1 DNA segment encodes these proteins:
- the LOC129795146 gene encoding trypsin alpha-3-like, protein MLKITIFISLAVAALGKNLSDGFFNFDRNMGQGRIVGGNTATPGQFPYMASCRLTNNMHFCGGSLVNDRWVVSAAHCFGGRGPNDVIVVLGAQSRITGGTTYTLSQVIQHPQWNTQTIANDVAVLQTANPVTFTNLISPIDLGSAHVGGGVNGVVSGWGLTSHQGAPAAELQYLFTETITNEVCRIRLGGMGDLVWDHKICAGGILGSGTCQMDSGGPLAVGNTVVGIVSWGLECAGGTPDVYDRVSSHRAWIISQF, encoded by the exons ATGCTAAAGATTACCATTTTTATTTCCCTAGCTGTGGCTGCTCTCGGGAAGA ATCTTTCCgatggattttttaattttgaccGGAACATGGGTCAAGGAAGGATTGTGGGAGGAAATACAGCAACTCCTGGGCAATTTCCCTACATGGCTTCATGTCGTTTAACAAATAATATGCACTTCTGCGGCGGTAGTCTAGTCAATGATCGATGGGTAGTGTCGGCGGCTCATTGTTTTGGTGGACGAGGTCCTAATGATGTGATTGTTGTGCTTGGAGCTCAATCGAGGATTACAGGTGGAACAACATATACCCTCTCACAGGTCATCCAGCATCCACAGTGGAATACGCAGACCATTGCCAATGACGTTGCTGTACTGCAAACAGCAAATCCTGTAACATTCACAAATCTCATCAGCCCCATTGATCTTGGATCTGCTCATGTGGGTGGCGGTGTAAATGGGGTTGTTTCAGGATGGGGATTAACTTCCCATCAGGGTGCACCTGCGGCAGAGCTGCAGTATCTCTTCACGGAGACAATAACAAATGAAGTTTGCAGAATAAGATTGGGCGGAATGGGAGATTTGGTGTGGGATCATAAAATCTGTGCTGGTGGCATCCTTGGTAGTGGAACGTGTCAAATGGACTCTGGAGGACCTCTTGCTGTTGGTAACACCGTTGTGGGCATCGTTTCTTGGGGTTTAGAATGCGCTGGTGGAACTCCTGATGTCTACGACAGGGTATCCTCACATAGAGCATGGATCATTAGTCAATTCTGA